The segment ATTTTAACTAAATACAGTATGCTTGAATATTTGCTCATTTTTACTTAAAAATAGTAAGTATTATATTACCAATATGTTATAGGGCATTAACTTTAATCAATAATAAAAAAATGTTTGACAAATAGAGTGGTTTAGAATAAAGTTAAAGTTCAGGATTTTAAACTAAAATTTCTACAAGGAGGATTTATGAGAAAAATTGGCTTACTTAGTTTAGCCGCAGTTTTTATGCTTGCAACTTTTGCTTTTGCAGCAGGGGAGCTTGTAATCGGTATTCAGGGACCTGAAACCGGAAACTTGGCAGTTTATGGACAAAAAACTTTATCAGGGGCTAAACTTGCTGTTGATGAGATTAATGCAGCAGGTGGAGTTAATGGTAAGACTATTAAGTTAATCAATTATGATAGCCGTGGTGACAAGGCTGAAGCTGCAAATGCTACTCAGAGACTTATCAATAAAGATAAGGCATGTGGTATTATCGGTGAGCCTACTTCAGGGGCTACTTTTGTTATTGGACCAATTGCTGACAGAGCAAAAACTGTTTTAATTTCTGCAGGTGCTACTGCCAAAGGCGTAACTGACAACAAACCTTTCGTATTTAGAGATACTCTTCTTGATAGCGACGGTGGACCTGCTACTATCAAGTTTATTATGGATAAATTTGGTTGGAAAAACTTTGCTTTAATCACTTCTGTAAACAATGATTACAGTGTAGGCCTTTCTGCAATTTTTAAGAAAGCTGTAAAAGATTTTGGCGGTAATATTGTTGTTGAACAGACAATATCTGATGGAGACACAGATTTTTCTGCTCAGATTACAGCAATTAAACCACATAATCCACAGGCTATTATTTTCAGTGGTTACTATCCTGAAGGATCTTTAATCCTTCTTGAAGCAAGAAAACAAGGTCTTAACGCACCAATCGTTGGCGGTGATGGACTTCTTGCTCCTGACCTTTGGGATGTGGCTAAAGATGCTGCACTTGGCTCAATAGTCTATGCTGGATTCTCACCAGAGGCTAAAGCTCAGAAAGTACAGGAATTTGTTAAGAAGATGGAAACAAGAGGCGGAGCAGATATGTTCTCAGCTCAAGGTTATGACGCAGTTTATCTTCTTGCTAATGCAATGAAAGATGCAAAAGTTACTAATTGTGCTGATGCTAAACAAAGAACTGCTATGAGAGATGCTCTTGCAAATATTCCTGGTTTTGATGGTGTTAGTGGCCAGATGAAGTTTGATAAAGAAGGTAACGCTGTTAAGAAACCTTTTATCCAGGCTGTTGATAAGAAAGCTGACGGTAAATACTACTTCAAGCTTCTTAATGAATAATGATATAAGTGGTGGGGCTTCCCACCACTTTCTATTTACCCTATAAAGGAGGAATCGTGTTAGAAATAATACTCAAACAGCTCCTAAACGGAATCACGGTTGGGAGTATTTATTCTCTGATAGCCCTTGGATATACGATGGTTTATGGTATTATTAAACTTATTAACTTTGCTCACGGCGATATTTATATGGTTGGGGCTTTTATCGGGCTTATTGTTGCTACTCATTTTACAAGTAATTTTATAGTGGTTATGGCTGTTGCTATGGCACTTACTGCTGTGCTTGGGGTTTTAGTTGAAAAGATAGCTTACAAACCTGTAAGGAATTCTTCCAGAATTTCTGCTCTTATCAGTGCAATCGGTGCATCTATTTTCATATCTAATTTGGTTGTTTTAATAAATGGGCCTCAAAGAGAGGCATATCCACAAATATTTCCTGAAATAAATTTTGTTATAGGCGGTATTACCATTTCTTTTTTACAGATTTTTATAATTTTGGTTTCAATTGCCCTTATGTTTGGGCTTTATTATATAGTTCATAACACAAAAATGGGCGTTGCGATGCGTGCTGTATCCCAAAATATGACAACTGCACGCCTAATGGGGATTAATTCCGACAAAGTAATCTCTTTTACTTTTGCAATTGGCTCATCCTTGGCAGCTGCTGCAGGAGTGCTTGTGGGTACATATTATAGGGCTGTCGATCCATTGATGGGTCTTTTGTTTGGTCTTAAGGCATTTGTTGCTGCGGTTTTGGGAGGTATCGGAAGTATTCCTGGGGCCATGGTGGGAGGTCTTGTTTTGGGACTTGCCGAAGTTATGGGGGTAGCATTTATCTCCCCTTCATTTAGAGATGCAATTGCTTTTGGAATATTGATTTTTATCCTTATTGTGAAGCCTTCCGGACTATTTGGTAAGGCAACTAAAGAAAAGGTATAGGTGAAACAATGGACTCAATAATAAATTTTCTCTTTAATGATTATATTATTCAAGTTGCCACAATTACTGGTATTAATATTATTATGGTGTTAGGACTTAACCTCATTACAGGTGTTACCGGTCAGCTTTCATTGGGGCATGCTGCATTTATGAGTATAGGTGCTTATTCATCCTCAATTATATCTATTAAACTTGGAGCCCCTTTTATAGTGTCACTAATTGCCGGCACAGGATTTGGAGCACTGTTTGGTGCTTTATTGGGTGTGCCTATTCTTAGACTTAGAGGTGACTATCTTGCAATTGCAACACTTGGTTTTGGTGAAATTGTTAGGGTTGTCATATTAAATACACCTTACCTTGGCGGAGCTCTTGGTATATATGGTATACCACCTTCAACAAACTTAGCGATTACAGCATTTTTTGTGGTATTTGCAATATTCTTTATGTACAGACTTGAAAAATCAAGACACGGTCTTGCTATTAGAAGTATTAGAGAGGATGAAATTGCTGCCGAAATGATGGGAGTAAATATTTCTAAATATAAA is part of the Deferrivibrio essentukiensis genome and harbors:
- a CDS encoding ABC transporter substrate-binding protein, with the translated sequence MRKIGLLSLAAVFMLATFAFAAGELVIGIQGPETGNLAVYGQKTLSGAKLAVDEINAAGGVNGKTIKLINYDSRGDKAEAANATQRLINKDKACGIIGEPTSGATFVIGPIADRAKTVLISAGATAKGVTDNKPFVFRDTLLDSDGGPATIKFIMDKFGWKNFALITSVNNDYSVGLSAIFKKAVKDFGGNIVVEQTISDGDTDFSAQITAIKPHNPQAIIFSGYYPEGSLILLEARKQGLNAPIVGGDGLLAPDLWDVAKDAALGSIVYAGFSPEAKAQKVQEFVKKMETRGGADMFSAQGYDAVYLLANAMKDAKVTNCADAKQRTAMRDALANIPGFDGVSGQMKFDKEGNAVKKPFIQAVDKKADGKYYFKLLNE
- a CDS encoding branched-chain amino acid ABC transporter permease yields the protein MLEIILKQLLNGITVGSIYSLIALGYTMVYGIIKLINFAHGDIYMVGAFIGLIVATHFTSNFIVVMAVAMALTAVLGVLVEKIAYKPVRNSSRISALISAIGASIFISNLVVLINGPQREAYPQIFPEINFVIGGITISFLQIFIILVSIALMFGLYYIVHNTKMGVAMRAVSQNMTTARLMGINSDKVISFTFAIGSSLAAAAGVLVGTYYRAVDPLMGLLFGLKAFVAAVLGGIGSIPGAMVGGLVLGLAEVMGVAFISPSFRDAIAFGILIFILIVKPSGLFGKATKEKV
- a CDS encoding branched-chain amino acid ABC transporter permease; the encoded protein is MDSIINFLFNDYIIQVATITGINIIMVLGLNLITGVTGQLSLGHAAFMSIGAYSSSIISIKLGAPFIVSLIAGTGFGALFGALLGVPILRLRGDYLAIATLGFGEIVRVVILNTPYLGGALGIYGIPPSTNLAITAFFVVFAIFFMYRLEKSRHGLAIRSIREDEIAAEMMGVNISKYKVLSFTIGSAFAGLGGALYAHFLSYINPIDFGFMKSIEQLCMLVLGGMGSITGAVFGSIVLSTVPEILRFASEYRMVTYGIVLILMMVFRPQGLFGKIKVNV